One Thioclava electrotropha DNA segment encodes these proteins:
- a CDS encoding NAD(P)H-binding protein: MQDREILVIGATGKTGRRVANRLEARGLPVRRGSRSSATPFDWDAPETWAPALRGARAAYVTYFPDLAFPGAVEKLESLCETARDVGVEHLVLLSGRGEHHARLGEEVVRKSGIDFTIVRAAWFAQNFSEGYLRDPVLAGILPMPGGDIAEPIIDIDDIAEVVVAALTEDGHKGELYEVTGPRLMTFADMAGELSRATGREIRHIPISFEAFREAVAQAGGDFVADVFTAIARETLDGRNAHTTDGVMRALGRAPRDFTDFARAAARTGAWTSAA, translated from the coding sequence ATGCAAGACCGGGAGATTCTCGTCATCGGCGCCACCGGAAAGACCGGCCGCCGTGTCGCCAACCGCCTCGAGGCGCGGGGCCTTCCCGTGCGCCGCGGCTCGCGCAGTTCTGCAACGCCCTTCGACTGGGACGCGCCGGAGACGTGGGCGCCAGCCCTGCGCGGAGCGCGCGCAGCCTACGTCACCTACTTTCCCGACCTTGCTTTCCCCGGCGCGGTGGAAAAGCTGGAGTCCCTCTGCGAGACGGCCCGCGACGTCGGCGTCGAACACCTCGTGCTGCTCTCCGGTCGCGGCGAACACCACGCCCGTCTGGGCGAAGAGGTGGTGCGCAAGTCCGGCATCGACTTCACGATCGTCCGGGCAGCCTGGTTCGCCCAGAACTTCTCCGAGGGCTACCTTCGCGATCCGGTCCTTGCCGGTATCCTTCCGATGCCCGGCGGCGATATCGCCGAGCCCATCATCGACATCGACGACATTGCCGAGGTCGTCGTCGCCGCGCTGACCGAAGACGGCCATAAGGGCGAACTCTATGAGGTGACAGGCCCGCGGCTGATGACATTTGCCGACATGGCAGGCGAGCTTTCGAGGGCCACCGGGCGCGAGATCCGGCACATCCCGATCAGCTTCGAGGCGTTCCGCGAGGCCGTCGCGCAGGCGGGCGGCGATTTCGTCGCTGACGTCTTCACGGCCATCGCGCGCGAAACGCTGGACGGGCGCAACGCCCACACCACGGACGGCGTTATGCGCGCGCTCGGCCGTGCGCCCCGCGACTTTACGGATTTCGCCCGGGCCGCCGCCCGCACCGGCGCCTGGACAAGCGCTGCCTGA
- a CDS encoding GNAT family N-acetyltransferase has translation MIDTALTIRPARETDLFEIVEMLADDPLGATREDLRDPLPEAYHAAFSAIESDPNQLLVVAERKGAVVGTLQLSFLPGLARQGAWRGQVEAVRISRDHRGGKLGEAMFAWAINECRARGCSLVQLTTDKARPDAHRFYDRLGFEPTHVGYKLKL, from the coding sequence ATGATCGATACAGCGCTGACCATTCGCCCGGCTCGCGAGACCGATCTGTTCGAGATCGTCGAGATGCTGGCCGACGATCCGCTGGGGGCCACGCGCGAGGATCTGCGCGACCCGCTGCCAGAGGCCTACCACGCGGCCTTTTCCGCAATCGAAAGCGACCCTAACCAGCTGCTGGTCGTTGCCGAGCGCAAGGGAGCGGTCGTCGGAACATTGCAGCTCAGCTTCCTGCCCGGCCTCGCCAGACAGGGCGCCTGGCGCGGACAGGTCGAGGCGGTGCGGATCTCGCGCGATCACCGGGGCGGCAAGCTCGGTGAAGCGATGTTTGCCTGGGCGATCAACGAATGCCGGGCGCGCGGGTGTTCGTTGGTTCAGCTCACCACGGACAAGGCCCGTCCGGACGCGCACCGCTTCTATGACCGTCTGGGATTTGAACCGACCCATGTCGGATACAAGCTGAAGCTCTGA
- a CDS encoding anthrone oxygenase family protein produces MIQQLFEISLVAATLATGLVAGVFLSFSDFVMRALGRAEPAAGIEAMQMINREVYRSLFATLLLGLAFVSILLAVVGIFLAEPDVALWLAAAAGFYIVGVVAVTARKNVPMNQRLDGMEHRSPDAHAYWSSYTRDWTRWNHLRWVAALAASIGYLGATVTVAGQV; encoded by the coding sequence ATGATCCAACAACTCTTCGAAATCAGCCTCGTCGCCGCAACGCTCGCCACAGGCCTCGTCGCAGGTGTGTTTCTCTCCTTCTCCGATTTCGTGATGCGCGCGCTTGGACGCGCCGAACCCGCAGCCGGGATCGAAGCGATGCAGATGATAAACCGTGAGGTCTATCGGTCGCTATTCGCCACGCTCCTGCTCGGGCTGGCCTTCGTCTCGATCCTGCTCGCCGTCGTCGGGATATTCCTTGCGGAACCTGACGTGGCGCTCTGGCTCGCCGCGGCCGCCGGGTTCTACATCGTCGGTGTCGTGGCGGTCACCGCCCGCAAGAACGTGCCGATGAATCAGCGTCTTGACGGCATGGAGCACCGAAGCCCCGACGCACATGCCTATTGGTCCAGCTACACGCGCGACTGGACCCGCTGGAACCATCTGCGCTGGGTGGCCGCACTGGCCGCCTCGATCGGCTACCTCGGCGCGACCGTCACGGTGGCCGGACAGGTGTGA
- a CDS encoding DMT family transporter, giving the protein MSSAISNAPRPYTQGIFLMCVGVACLSANDAFAKALTAGYSPLQILFLRNVIALPATIVIALLFGGPKALRSHRPLAHLLRGALWVGAAMMFFTSFIHLGLAEATALIFVAPFFITVISAAFLGEEVGWRRWLAVLVGFLGVLVIIRPGGATFQLVSLLPVATALVYALLMLSARWVNSRESVWTLLVYLTGAGALLSALIVPFVWVPVRSEDLWLFAGLAIFGTAGMTMITQAFRFAPAVVVAPLDYTGLLWATLFGWLIWRESPDAMTVVGAAIIIASGVFTIFREHRQASD; this is encoded by the coding sequence ATGAGCTCTGCGATTTCCAACGCGCCGAGACCTTACACGCAGGGCATCTTCCTGATGTGCGTGGGCGTGGCCTGTCTGAGCGCCAATGACGCCTTCGCGAAAGCACTGACCGCCGGCTATTCTCCCCTGCAGATCCTATTCCTGCGCAACGTGATCGCCCTGCCGGCCACCATCGTGATCGCGCTGCTCTTCGGTGGCCCCAAAGCCTTGCGGTCGCACCGGCCGCTTGCGCATTTGCTGCGCGGTGCGCTCTGGGTCGGGGCCGCAATGATGTTCTTCACCAGCTTCATCCATCTCGGTCTGGCAGAGGCGACCGCGCTCATCTTCGTCGCCCCCTTCTTCATCACCGTGATTTCAGCCGCTTTCCTCGGGGAAGAGGTCGGTTGGCGGCGCTGGCTCGCCGTGCTGGTCGGGTTTCTCGGGGTTCTCGTGATCATCCGCCCGGGCGGCGCGACATTTCAGCTGGTGTCACTGCTGCCAGTCGCGACGGCACTAGTCTATGCCCTGCTGATGCTCAGCGCCCGTTGGGTGAACAGCCGCGAGAGCGTGTGGACTTTGCTTGTTTACCTGACGGGCGCAGGCGCGCTGCTGAGTGCGCTGATCGTGCCATTCGTCTGGGTGCCGGTGCGGTCCGAGGATCTCTGGCTTTTCGCGGGGCTCGCGATATTCGGAACCGCCGGGATGACGATGATCACGCAAGCCTTCCGTTTCGCGCCTGCGGTCGTCGTGGCGCCTTTGGACTACACCGGTTTGCTCTGGGCGACCCTCTTTGGCTGGCTCATCTGGCGTGAGAGCCCCGATGCGATGACGGTCGTGGGCGCGGCGATCATCATCGCGAGCGGCGTTTTCACGATCTTCCGCGAGCATAGACAGGCCAGCGACTGA
- a CDS encoding DUF4345 domain-containing protein, translated as MRPTLFEKIALGLSGLTAFTIGALILFVPHAFYASYGITLGDDANLLSELRAPGAGLAGFGLLMLLGLWRQAALPVSMAATLTVFIAFPVGRLVGLIADGMPSGNVIGALIVELILAALCLAAFRRRLWQRAPGLSTAQPAR; from the coding sequence ATGAGACCCACCCTGTTCGAGAAGATCGCGCTCGGCCTCTCCGGCCTTACCGCGTTCACCATCGGCGCGTTGATCCTGTTCGTGCCGCACGCCTTCTACGCCAGCTACGGCATCACGTTGGGCGACGACGCCAACCTGCTTAGCGAACTGCGCGCACCCGGCGCCGGGCTCGCGGGGTTCGGCCTTCTGATGCTGCTCGGCCTCTGGCGGCAGGCAGCCCTGCCCGTCTCCATGGCTGCGACCCTGACGGTCTTCATCGCCTTTCCGGTCGGACGGCTGGTCGGACTGATCGCGGACGGGATGCCCTCGGGTAACGTGATCGGTGCCCTCATCGTGGAACTGATCCTCGCCGCGCTCTGCCTCGCCGCATTCCGCCGCCGCCTTTGGCAGCGGGCACCCGGACTCTCCACGGCGCAGCCCGCGCGCTGA